A part of Dermacentor variabilis isolate Ectoservices chromosome 10, ASM5094787v1, whole genome shotgun sequence genomic DNA contains:
- the LOC142559792 gene encoding uncharacterized protein LOC142559792 isoform X2, which translates to MSSHHTVSSSTQQHSCGLGGNGVPGFKNFTIYPCDSDPCVITRGETYNVTFFAEATANANVVMLSTSVHQQSNATLVQVGQTVSCHFRDFPCNVTKGELFRGSYNFGLNFGTFTPEEVTYWVQVGTYQAMYACGRVNLIVE; encoded by the exons atgagctcTCATCACACCGTTTCCTCAAGCACACAGCAGCACAGTTGTGGTTTAG GAGGCAACGGCGTTCCCGGATTCAAGAATTTCACCATCTATCCCTGCGACAGTGACCCATGCGTGATCACGAGAGGCGAAACCTACAACGTCACCTTCTTCGCAGAAGCCA CAGCGAACGCGAATGTCGTCATGCTGAGCACCAGCGTCCACCAGCAGTCCAACGCCACCCTGGTCCAGGTTGGTCAGACAGTCAGCTGCCACTTCCGGGACTTCCCCTGCAACGTAACCAAGGGAGAGCTTTTCCGTGGAAGTTACAACTTCGGCCTCAACTTCGGCACTTTCACTCCT GAAGAGGTTACGTATTGGGTTCAAGTCGGTACCTACCAAGCTATGTACGCCTGCGGCCGGGTCAACCTGATCGTCGAGTGA
- the LOC142559792 gene encoding uncharacterized protein LOC142559792 isoform X1 encodes MHRLVKFPWTLLLLAAACAAQNLVSMEECARGNGVPGFKNFTIYPCDSDPCVITRGETYNVTFFAEATANANVVMLSTSVHQQSNATLVQVGQTVSCHFRDFPCNVTKGELFRGSYNFGLNFGTFTPEEVTYWVQVGTYQAMYACGRVNLIVE; translated from the exons ATGCACCGTCTGGTAAAGTTTCCATGGACACTCCTGTTGTTGGCCGCTGCTTGCGCGGCGCAGAACCTGGTTTCTATGGAAGAATGTGCGC GAGGCAACGGCGTTCCCGGATTCAAGAATTTCACCATCTATCCCTGCGACAGTGACCCATGCGTGATCACGAGAGGCGAAACCTACAACGTCACCTTCTTCGCAGAAGCCA CAGCGAACGCGAATGTCGTCATGCTGAGCACCAGCGTCCACCAGCAGTCCAACGCCACCCTGGTCCAGGTTGGTCAGACAGTCAGCTGCCACTTCCGGGACTTCCCCTGCAACGTAACCAAGGGAGAGCTTTTCCGTGGAAGTTACAACTTCGGCCTCAACTTCGGCACTTTCACTCCT GAAGAGGTTACGTATTGGGTTCAAGTCGGTACCTACCAAGCTATGTACGCCTGCGGCCGGGTCAACCTGATCGTCGAGTGA